Proteins co-encoded in one Brassica rapa cultivar Chiifu-401-42 chromosome A02, CAAS_Brap_v3.01, whole genome shotgun sequence genomic window:
- the LOC103852557 gene encoding uncharacterized protein LOC103852557, translated as MTRYQSLIAAALLRASRRLTSPAVSSVKRTFSSSSLLPRTTTTLATLPRSSPFSKFYYFSTSSSSSSVPPPKASLKSGHEEDTFEYKTTEDVEVIDDWEDEEYEVEAKLGDGGDGGGVVLRGVPWGESVLSIASQVLKESEKDLQLFAFRTSPRGYIYIRLDKPSHEYGCPSMDELEEFSREYKKRLDDAGDAKVIPEDLALEVSSPGAERLLKVPEDLHRFKEMPMTVSYEEETNSRKTVKSTVLLLESVDAESEICIWKLADVRENRDPESKGRPLSRKQKDLRFKLPFSVHRMITLYLD; from the exons ATGACGAGATACCAAAGTCTGATAGCAGCTGCTTTGTTGCGAGCTTCTCGCCGTTTAACCTCACCGGCCGTTTCCTCCGTTAAGAGaaccttctcttcttcctccttacTTCCAAGGACAACAACAACCCTCGCCACTCTTCCTCGCTCTTCTCCCTTCtcaaagttttattatttttctacttcctcctcctcctcttctgtTCCACCGCCGAAAGCGTCCCTTAAAAGTGGCCACGAAGAAGACACTTTTGAAT ATAAAACAACTGAGGATGTGGAGGTCATAGATGATTGGGAAGATGAAGAATATGAAGTTGAAGCTAAG CTTGGCGATGGAGGAGATGGTGGTGGGGTTGTTCTTCGAGGTGTGCCATGGGGTGAAAGTGTTCTCTCTATTGCTTCCCAAGTTCTGAAGGAGTCTGAGAAAGATCTGCAACTGTTTGCTTTCAGAACTTCTCCTCGTGGATATATATACATCAGACTTGACAAACCCTCTCATGA ATATGGATGTCCTAGCATGGACGAGCTTGAGGAATTTAGTCGAGAATATAAGAAGAGGTTAGATGATGCAGGGGATGCAAAAGTAATCCCAGAGGATCTGGCCCTCGag GTATCATCTCCAGGAGCAGAGAGACTGCTGAAAGTTCCAGAGGACTTGCACCGATTCAAGGAGATGCCTATGACAGTAAGCTACGAGGAGGAAACAAACTCGAGGAAAACAGTGAAGAGCACAGTGTTGCTCTTGGAGTCTGTAGATGCAGAATCAGAGATATGTATTTGGAAACTAGCAGATGTGAGGGAGAACAGAGATCCCGAAAGCAAAGGCAGACCGTTGAGCCGGAAACAAAAGGACCTCAGATTCAAACTGCCTTTCTCAGTTCACAGGATGATAACTCTCTACTTGGATTAG